A stretch of DNA from Mugil cephalus isolate CIBA_MC_2020 chromosome 12, CIBA_Mcephalus_1.1, whole genome shotgun sequence:
GGGATAATCAACAATGTGGTGATGGACTTCATCGAGAAGATCACCCACATGCGCCAGCGCAGCCCTACAGGAGACTTTGTGACCAACTTGGCCAATGAGCTTTATCTCTTTTCACTAGAGGGTACACACTTAAAACACGTTTTTTCCAGACGGTCATTCTTCATTTCTCATCCTAATCCTGCACCTTTGCCACACAGGCATCGCCTCCATATTGTTTGAGACGAGGCTCGGGTGTCTGGAGGAGGAAATCCCCGCTGGCACTCAAGATTTCATCGACTCCATCGCCCAGATGTTCTCCAACAGCATGGCGGTGATGATAAGTCCCAAGTGGAGCCGCAACCTGATGCCTTACTGGGGCCGGTACATCGCCGGCTGGGAGGGCATCTTCAACTTTGGTGAGAGACCTTTCAGTGAAGAAGTTTGTGAGCACTAATAAAAATGCTTCCCATCCCAGTCTGGGGTAATGAGTGTTTCAGAGCTGCAACGACGGACCTGGGGATTTAGGAGGTGGTTTGAAAAAGGTTTAACCGAACTAGGTGCCCTATTTGTTGATGGTAACTAGCTGTTATCCTTTGAGGACTGAAGGCTGAGATATGATCTCactttttcaaatatttacaaGAGAGAAGCTTCATTAGATCAAGCTTAAATAATTCATTACAGCAACGTGACATGTCCACTTTAGAAACTCTTTCTACTCAAAATTGTGCATTATCAagtaaggaaaagaaaatggtcCAGGCCAGATGTTCATTAGCTTTATGTTGGAGGAATGTTGATTTCGCCTCCATCGGACTAAGGAACCTGACATCAAGCtgtattgtgtgtatgtttttgggTGTTTCTATCTTTGTAGCGTTTCAGcgttttttttggaaaagaaaaatcaataaacaaatgttaaaaccaaataataataataacaataatgatggTGCTTCTTCCATCTCTGCTCTTGTCTTAGCGAAGGAGCTGATTGACAAGAAGTTGGAGATCATTCAGGAACGCGTGAACAACGAGCAGGAAGTAGAGGGCGAGTACCTGACGTACCTCCTCGCTAACACTCAGATGAGCACTAAAGACGTGTACGGCAGCATCACCGAGCTTCTTCTAGCTGGAGTAGACACGGTAGATGAATTAATTTACTAATACTCACTAAAGACTGCAAACATAAACTCCTCCTAGCCTCGTGCTATGTCTGATTTATTAAATGATGTAGCATATAAATGCATATTAATTAGTATTTCTCTGCCTGTTGACTTTTTGATGTTTCTTTACTGTCAAGACCTCCAACACCCTCACATGGGCTCTGTACCAGCTGTCCAAGCACCCTGACATCCAGGACAGACTTTACAAAGAAGTGTCTACGTCCGTACCAGGAGACCGGATCCCCACAGCTGCAGAGGTCACTAAAATGCCGTTTTTAAGAGCTGTCATCAAGGAAACGCTCAGGTGAGTGATTTAAAAGGTTCAGGAAAAATTATCATATCTTTATTTTCTCCTGCATGAGGCAATAATGACTCTTGTCTTGCAGGATGCATCCTGTGGTTCCTCTGAATGCACGCGTCATAGCAGAGAGTGTTGCTATTGGTGGATGTCAGTTTCCAAAGAATGTGGGTTTGTTTCCTTGATTTTcttcagaaacataaaaaacatcaaCTACACTACATCAGTGTTTCAAATTGGGTCAGAATTTCACCTTTTTCCTCTTGTGGCTGTTGTTTCTCCAGACCGCTTTCGTATTCTGCCACTACGCCATCAGCCACGACGAGGACACATTCCCAGAGTCCTTCTCGTTTAAGCCAGAGCGATGGCTCCGGGACGGACGCGAGAGGCCAAACCCTTTTGGTTCCATCCCGTTTGGCTTCGGAGTGAGAGGCTGTGTTGGTCGACGGATCGCTGAGCTTGAGATGTATTTGGCTCTGTTTCATGTAAGTGACGAGTCGGCGGAAACACATCTGAATATGcagttatttgtgtgttgtttggaGGGTGAATAAGtga
This window harbors:
- the LOC125018282 gene encoding sterol 26-hydroxylase, mitochondrial, which encodes MATWLTQKLIPRTGSWLQPGPGAVALVCRRGVGRASSAPEDLSAVQDKPRTVDDLPHVTFLEMLYRLVFQGFYNRMHELQIYDKQRYGPMYRDAFKGVSVNTPKLLEEVIRKDEKFPCRGDMSLWKEYRDMKDFGYGPFTEEGEKWYNLRTVLNKRMLHPKDAFQYGGIINNVVMDFIEKITHMRQRSPTGDFVTNLANELYLFSLEGIASILFETRLGCLEEEIPAGTQDFIDSIAQMFSNSMAVMISPKWSRNLMPYWGRYIAGWEGIFNFAKELIDKKLEIIQERVNNEQEVEGEYLTYLLANTQMSTKDVYGSITELLLAGVDTTSNTLTWALYQLSKHPDIQDRLYKEVSTSVPGDRIPTAAEVTKMPFLRAVIKETLRMHPVVPLNARVIAESVAIGGCQFPKNTAFVFCHYAISHDEDTFPESFSFKPERWLRDGRERPNPFGSIPFGFGVRGCVGRRIAELEMYLALFHLIRQFEVKPDPAMGELKGLNRTVLVPDKQLNLHFVDRRSKTTT